Proteins encoded by one window of Actinocorallia herbida:
- a CDS encoding NADPH-dependent FMN reductase — translation MSKLLVIVGSTRPTRASDRVVPWVMARAAAHAGFEVELADLRDWPLPLFAEHFGTVGDINDPTYSEPIVRAWNKKVKESDAFLIVTPEYNHSVTGALKNALDSVWLSFGFRNKPVGAIGYSTGIGGGIRAIEHLSQMLVESEAVPLRHAAVVPFVDRAFDEAGEPADPMTDVSLQVLLDDLAWWSTTLDKARAEGELTPGVFRIRAAAQA, via the coding sequence ATGTCGAAGCTTCTCGTCATCGTCGGCAGTACCCGGCCCACCCGCGCCTCGGACCGGGTCGTGCCGTGGGTCATGGCCCGCGCCGCCGCGCACGCGGGGTTCGAGGTCGAGCTCGCGGACCTGCGGGACTGGCCGCTGCCGCTGTTCGCCGAGCACTTCGGCACGGTCGGCGACATCAACGACCCGACGTACTCGGAGCCGATCGTGCGGGCGTGGAACAAGAAGGTGAAGGAGTCCGACGCGTTCCTCATCGTCACGCCGGAGTACAACCACAGCGTGACCGGCGCGCTGAAGAACGCCCTCGACAGCGTCTGGCTGTCGTTCGGGTTCCGCAACAAGCCCGTCGGCGCGATCGGCTACAGCACCGGGATCGGCGGCGGCATCCGCGCCATCGAGCACCTGTCCCAGATGCTCGTCGAGTCCGAGGCCGTCCCGCTGCGCCACGCCGCGGTCGTCCCGTTCGTGGACCGGGCCTTCGACGAGGCGGGCGAGCCCGCCGACCCGATGACCGACGTCAGCCTCCAGGTCCTCCTCGACGACCTCGCCTGGTGGTCCACCACCCTGGACAAGGCCCGCGCCGAGGGCGAGCTCACCCCCGGCGTCTTCCGCATCCGCGCCGCCGCCCAGGCCTGA
- a CDS encoding MarR family winged helix-turn-helix transcriptional regulator, with product MNETAAQIPPADGAAACSPPSGPCGADVDVAAGLLQLATRVQVIYTIVSERYELTSVQAKLLCVLLDGPRGMAELAHCFDVEKAALTGLMNRVERRGLAERGPVPGDRRAVQVTLTDAGREAALAFHTDVGAELAHLTAHLAPAEKDHFAATMAGILERCRGGHAEA from the coding sequence GTGAACGAGACGGCAGCGCAGATCCCCCCGGCCGACGGTGCGGCGGCCTGTTCGCCCCCGAGCGGCCCGTGCGGCGCCGACGTGGACGTGGCGGCCGGGCTGCTCCAGCTCGCCACCCGCGTCCAGGTGATCTACACGATCGTCTCGGAGCGGTACGAGCTCACCTCGGTCCAGGCCAAGCTCCTGTGCGTCCTGCTCGACGGCCCCCGCGGCATGGCCGAACTCGCCCACTGCTTCGACGTCGAGAAGGCCGCCCTCACCGGCCTGATGAACCGCGTGGAACGCCGCGGCCTCGCCGAGCGCGGCCCCGTTCCCGGCGACCGCCGCGCCGTCCAGGTCACCCTCACCGACGCGGGCCGCGAAGCCGCGCTCGCCTTCCACACCGACGTCGGCGCGGAACTCGCCCACCTCACCGCACACCTCGCCCCCGCCGAGAAAGACCACTTCGCCGCCACCATGGCCGGCATCCTCGAACGCTGCCGCGGCGGCCACGCCGAGGCCTAG
- a CDS encoding sulfurtransferase → MSALITPAELAARLGDPALRVFDTTVRLPRPPGGGPYTPESGQDVYDRGHVPGAGFADLVGDLAEPGPLPFALPSPERFADAAGRLGMGPGTHVVVYAQESPMWATRMWWLLRYFGFDAVSVLDGGLPAWRAAGLPLETGTSAYPAAPFTARPRPELLARRADVERIVADGSSCLANALAPEVFRGEGKTSYSRPGRIPGSVNAPAKGLLDADGNFLPTQELTDRLGGLLAEPSVVVYCGGGISATIPVFALALLGRTDARLYDGSLAEWSADPALPLETG, encoded by the coding sequence ATGAGCGCGCTGATCACGCCCGCCGAGCTCGCCGCCCGGCTCGGCGACCCCGCGCTGCGGGTCTTCGACACGACGGTCCGGCTGCCGCGCCCGCCGGGCGGCGGCCCGTACACGCCGGAGTCCGGGCAGGACGTCTACGACAGGGGGCACGTGCCCGGCGCGGGCTTCGCCGACCTCGTCGGCGACCTCGCCGAGCCCGGCCCGCTGCCGTTCGCCCTGCCATCGCCCGAGCGCTTCGCCGACGCCGCCGGACGCCTCGGCATGGGCCCGGGGACCCACGTGGTCGTCTACGCCCAGGAGAGCCCGATGTGGGCCACCCGGATGTGGTGGCTGCTGCGCTACTTCGGCTTCGACGCCGTCAGCGTCCTGGACGGGGGCCTGCCCGCGTGGCGCGCGGCGGGCCTCCCGCTGGAGACGGGCACGTCCGCCTACCCGGCGGCGCCCTTCACCGCCCGCCCCCGGCCGGAACTCCTCGCCCGCCGTGCCGACGTCGAAAGGATCGTCGCCGATGGCTCGTCCTGCCTGGCGAACGCCCTGGCGCCGGAGGTCTTCCGCGGCGAAGGCAAGACCTCCTACAGCAGGCCGGGACGCATCCCAGGGAGCGTGAACGCCCCCGCGAAGGGCCTGCTCGACGCCGACGGAAACTTCCTGCCCACCCAGGAGCTGACCGACCGCCTTGGAGGGCTCCTGGCGGAGCCGTCCGTCGTCGTCTACTGCGGAGGCGGCATCTCCGCCACGATCCCCGTGTTCGCGCTGGCCCTCCTCGGCCGCACCGACGCACGCCTCTACGACGGCTCCCTCGCGGAGTGGTCCGCGGACCCGGCGCTGCCGCTCGAGACCGGCTGA
- a CDS encoding TetR/AcrR family transcriptional regulator: protein MAPDTRDRIVEAARAEFARYGIAGARIDRIAKTARTSKERVYAYFRSKEALYAHVASIELAAVADAVHLDPADLPSYAAQMFDYFTAHPDQHRFIAWGRLELAAEPSGDDPGPYQTAIVGKLERIRRAQQDGLLDPTWDPVDIMALVSQIAHTWSDQTALAAVAHRAAADPAPAARRTAVVRAVTAIFPPAPQNR from the coding sequence ATGGCCCCCGACACCCGCGACCGGATCGTCGAAGCCGCGCGCGCGGAGTTCGCCCGGTACGGGATCGCCGGTGCCCGGATCGACCGGATCGCGAAGACCGCCCGCACCAGCAAGGAACGCGTCTACGCCTACTTCCGCAGCAAGGAAGCCCTCTACGCGCACGTGGCCTCGATCGAGCTCGCGGCGGTCGCCGACGCCGTCCACCTGGACCCGGCCGACCTGCCCTCCTACGCGGCCCAGATGTTCGACTACTTCACCGCCCACCCCGACCAGCACCGCTTCATCGCCTGGGGCCGCCTCGAGCTCGCCGCCGAGCCCTCCGGCGACGACCCCGGCCCCTACCAGACCGCGATCGTCGGCAAACTGGAGCGGATCCGCCGCGCCCAGCAGGACGGCCTGCTCGATCCGACCTGGGACCCGGTCGACATCATGGCCCTGGTCTCCCAGATCGCCCACACCTGGTCCGACCAGACCGCCCTCGCCGCCGTCGCCCACCGCGCCGCCGCCGACCCCGCCCCGGCCGCCCGCCGCACCGCCGTCGTCCGCGCCGTCACCGCGATCTTCCCCCCGGCCCCGCAGAACCGCTGA
- a CDS encoding (R)-mandelonitrile lyase has translation MELVTSTPTVKAPAERFTGDVYLNMIQTPAEPARLAAALVRFTPGARTNWHSHALGQTLHITDGVGLVGTRDGLVVRVTPGQTVVCPPGEEHWHGGTDTTLMAHLALVVGDGTGDGTTWLEPVTDEQYAAALAAVSG, from the coding sequence ATGGAACTCGTCACCAGCACGCCCACCGTCAAGGCCCCGGCCGAGCGCTTCACCGGCGACGTCTACCTGAACATGATCCAGACGCCCGCCGAGCCCGCCCGGCTGGCGGCGGCCCTCGTGCGGTTCACGCCGGGAGCGCGGACGAACTGGCACTCGCACGCGCTGGGCCAGACCCTGCACATCACCGACGGCGTCGGGCTGGTCGGCACGCGGGACGGGCTGGTCGTGCGGGTGACGCCCGGCCAGACCGTCGTCTGCCCGCCGGGCGAGGAGCACTGGCACGGCGGGACCGACACCACCCTGATGGCCCACCTCGCCCTGGTCGTCGGTGACGGCACCGGCGACGGGACCACGTGGCTGGAACCCGTCACCGACGAGCAGTACGCCGCGGCCCTCGCCGCCGTCTCCGGCTGA
- a CDS encoding LLM class flavin-dependent oxidoreductase, whose amino-acid sequence MSKRIRLNGLRQSTVGHTAIGLWRHPDSRAHEYRELAHWTEVARILERGTFDTLFVADALGPLDTYQGKVDVALRDGVQTPTDDPLLPISAMAAVTEHLGFAVTVSTTYEQPYGFARKMTTLDHLTKGRIGWNIVTSALESAARNLGLDRQIPHDERYAQAEEFMEVVYKLWEGSWRDDAVVRSVEDGVFVDPSRVRPVRHEGEYYKVRDIALSEPSVQRTPVLFQAGTSRAGSAFAGRHAEGVFLSTYETAGARRLVTQVKDAARAAGRDPESLKFFPITTVVVAETDAEARAKYADYASYASWEGSLARWSALMQIDLSALDPDKPLEYVDTDGIRGMVELFTTLDPTRTWTPRAIGEFVGVGGGGPVLVGSPATVADELERWMDDADVDGFNIADPVAPAGHRDFVDLVVPELRRRGRVWSEYEGETLRERFTGAARVREDHPAHVHKWAE is encoded by the coding sequence ATGAGCAAGCGCATCCGCCTGAACGGGCTCCGCCAGTCGACCGTCGGGCACACCGCGATCGGCCTGTGGCGGCACCCGGACAGCCGGGCCCACGAGTACCGCGAGCTGGCCCACTGGACCGAGGTCGCCCGGATCCTGGAGCGCGGCACCTTCGACACGCTCTTCGTCGCCGACGCGCTCGGCCCCCTCGACACCTACCAGGGCAAGGTGGACGTGGCGCTGCGCGACGGCGTCCAGACCCCGACCGACGACCCGCTGCTGCCGATCAGCGCGATGGCGGCCGTCACCGAGCACCTGGGCTTCGCGGTCACGGTCTCCACGACCTACGAGCAGCCGTACGGTTTCGCGCGCAAGATGACGACCCTCGACCACCTCACCAAGGGCCGGATCGGGTGGAACATCGTGACGTCCGCGCTGGAGAGCGCCGCCCGCAACCTCGGCCTGGACCGGCAGATCCCGCACGACGAGCGGTACGCGCAGGCCGAGGAGTTCATGGAGGTCGTCTACAAGCTCTGGGAGGGGAGCTGGCGGGACGACGCCGTCGTGCGCTCGGTCGAGGACGGGGTGTTCGTGGACCCGTCACGGGTGCGTCCGGTAAGGCACGAAGGCGAGTACTACAAGGTGCGCGACATAGCGCTCTCGGAACCTTCGGTGCAGCGCACGCCCGTCCTCTTCCAGGCCGGCACGTCGCGCGCAGGCAGCGCCTTCGCCGGACGGCACGCGGAGGGCGTCTTCCTGTCCACCTACGAGACGGCCGGGGCACGCCGCCTAGTGACGCAGGTGAAGGACGCGGCCCGAGCGGCCGGAAGAGACCCCGAGTCGTTGAAGTTCTTCCCCATCACCACCGTCGTCGTCGCGGAGACCGACGCGGAGGCGCGCGCCAAGTACGCCGACTACGCCTCCTACGCGAGCTGGGAGGGCAGCCTCGCGCGCTGGAGCGCCCTCATGCAGATCGACCTGTCCGCCCTCGACCCGGACAAGCCCCTGGAGTACGTCGACACCGACGGCATCCGCGGCATGGTCGAACTGTTCACCACCCTGGACCCCACGCGGACGTGGACCCCTCGGGCCATCGGGGAGTTCGTCGGCGTGGGCGGCGGAGGGCCCGTCCTCGTAGGCTCGCCCGCCACCGTCGCCGACGAGCTCGAGCGCTGGATGGACGACGCCGACGTCGACGGCTTCAACATCGCCGACCCCGTCGCGCCCGCGGGCCACCGCGACTTCGTCGACCTCGTCGTCCCCGAACTCCGCCGCCGCGGGCGCGTCTGGTCGGAGTACGAGGGCGAGACGCTGCGCGAGCGCTTCACCGGCGCCGCGCGCGTCCGCGAGGACCACCCGGCGCACGTCCACAAGTGGGCCGAATGA
- a CDS encoding ABC transporter substrate-binding protein, which translates to MSTHVRVALEYLHPWTNSGGLFVAAAQGWFADAGLDVELASADPSRGDSLAYLARGETTFAVFPVNRLFVRRAQGERLTGLAAINHRAMETIRTYAGSGIERPRDLEGRRIAYNPTPRGTAMVRHLVAADGGDPDAVQVVDSGLRELTVADLEAGAADASFGNYWAWDVLFGTPGVYWPVDTIGAPGFHSYVLGAADTTLDRDPALVRAFLAGARRGYLAAVEKPELALEAFERYIPYFERELLERSLTLISGTWTHDGVWGVQREELHAPYAAWLAANGVLPDGEIWREATTNAYLEPA; encoded by the coding sequence ATGAGCACGCACGTCAGGGTCGCCCTCGAATACCTGCACCCCTGGACGAACTCGGGCGGGCTGTTCGTGGCGGCCGCCCAGGGCTGGTTCGCCGACGCGGGCCTGGACGTCGAGCTGGCCTCGGCCGACCCGTCGCGCGGCGACTCCCTGGCCTACCTCGCCCGGGGCGAGACGACCTTCGCCGTGTTCCCCGTGAACCGGCTGTTCGTCCGGCGCGCCCAGGGCGAGCGCCTCACCGGCCTCGCCGCGATCAACCACCGCGCGATGGAGACGATCCGCACGTACGCGGGTTCGGGGATCGAGCGCCCCCGCGACCTCGAAGGCCGCCGGATCGCTTACAACCCGACGCCGCGAGGCACCGCCATGGTCCGGCACCTGGTCGCCGCCGACGGGGGAGACCCCGACGCCGTCCAGGTGGTGGACAGCGGCCTGCGCGAGCTGACCGTCGCCGACCTGGAGGCCGGGGCCGCCGACGCGAGCTTCGGCAACTACTGGGCGTGGGACGTGCTGTTCGGCACGCCCGGCGTCTACTGGCCGGTCGACACCATCGGCGCGCCCGGCTTCCATAGCTATGTCCTGGGCGCCGCGGACACCACCCTGGACCGCGACCCGGCCCTGGTCCGGGCGTTCCTCGCCGGGGCCCGGCGCGGCTACCTGGCGGCCGTGGAGAAGCCCGAGCTGGCACTGGAGGCGTTCGAGCGCTACATCCCGTACTTCGAGCGGGAGCTCCTGGAACGGTCCCTCACGCTGATCTCCGGGACGTGGACGCACGACGGCGTCTGGGGCGTCCAGCGCGAGGAACTGCACGCGCCCTACGCCGCCTGGCTCGCCGCCAACGGCGTCCTGCCCGACGGCGAGATCTGGCGCGAGGCCACCACCAACGCCTACCTGGAGCCGGCGTGA
- a CDS encoding SDR family NAD(P)-dependent oxidoreductase, with product MRTHVITGGTDGMGKGLALKFLARGDRVFALASGQAKGAALLAEAARLGAADRAVFVRADLATVAGMRKALAEVTDQTDVVDGLVFGAQRFASKRIETVDGLEFTFALFYLSRYVLGHGLLPALERADAPVVMNLAGPGGLPGTIYWDDLQLTSGYQGRRAAMQGSRCVDLLGAAFPLRHPDARTRYVLYNPGFVRTGMADPLPPAFKLLTKTLGLVAAQSVDRAIGPIAALIDSPPAEPLSAFMRAKRLPLEGDDFAPDRALRLDSLTARLLDGL from the coding sequence GTGCGGACTCATGTGATCACCGGCGGTACCGATGGGATGGGCAAGGGGCTCGCCTTGAAGTTCCTCGCCAGGGGGGACCGCGTCTTCGCGCTGGCGAGCGGCCAGGCCAAGGGCGCGGCCCTGCTCGCGGAGGCGGCCCGGCTCGGCGCCGCGGACCGTGCCGTGTTCGTCCGCGCCGACCTCGCCACCGTGGCGGGCATGCGCAAGGCGCTCGCCGAGGTGACGGACCAGACCGACGTCGTGGACGGACTGGTCTTCGGCGCGCAGAGGTTCGCCTCGAAGCGGATCGAGACCGTCGACGGCCTGGAGTTCACCTTCGCGCTCTTCTACCTGAGCCGCTACGTCCTCGGCCATGGGCTCCTCCCCGCCCTGGAGAGGGCGGACGCCCCCGTCGTCATGAACCTCGCCGGGCCCGGCGGCCTTCCGGGGACCATCTACTGGGACGACCTCCAGCTCACGTCCGGCTATCAAGGCAGGCGTGCCGCCATGCAGGGCTCCCGGTGCGTCGACCTGCTGGGCGCGGCCTTCCCGCTGCGTCACCCCGACGCCCGCACCCGCTACGTCCTCTACAACCCCGGCTTCGTCCGCACGGGCATGGCCGACCCCCTCCCGCCGGCCTTCAAGCTCCTCACCAAGACCCTGGGACTCGTCGCCGCCCAATCCGTCGACCGCGCGATCGGCCCCATCGCGGCCCTGATCGACAGCCCCCCTGCGGAGCCTCTCTCCGCCTTCATGCGCGCCAAGCGCCTCCCCCTCGAAGGCGACGACTTCGCCCCCGACCGCGCCCTCCGCCTCGACTCCTTGACCGCCCGCCTACTCGACGGCCTCTGA
- a CDS encoding ABC transporter ATP-binding protein: MTSKLEIRGLNRSFDGVPVLKDLSLDVAEGEFVSILGPSGSGKSTTFSVLTGALSPTSGEVRVDGRLLSESPGRFAFMPQKDALLPWRKVIDNLTLGLEVAGMRRKEARRKVEPLLETFGLAGYEHSHPAQLSGGMRQRAALLRTVVQDREVLLLDEPFGALDALTRARMQQWLERVREEYRWTVLLITHDVREAVFLSDRVYVFSPRPATVVECVEVGLPRPRTVDAYADPAFTRIENELLRTLLEEEK; encoded by the coding sequence ATGACGAGCAAACTGGAGATCCGCGGGCTGAACCGCTCCTTCGACGGAGTCCCCGTCCTGAAGGACCTCTCGCTGGACGTGGCCGAAGGCGAGTTCGTCTCCATCCTCGGCCCCAGCGGCAGCGGCAAGTCCACCACCTTCTCCGTCCTGACGGGCGCGCTGTCTCCGACGTCGGGGGAGGTCCGCGTAGACGGGAGGTTGCTCTCGGAGAGCCCCGGACGCTTCGCCTTCATGCCGCAGAAGGACGCCCTCCTTCCGTGGCGCAAGGTGATCGACAACCTGACGCTCGGCCTCGAGGTCGCCGGTATGCGCCGTAAGGAGGCCCGCCGTAAGGTCGAGCCCCTACTGGAGACCTTCGGCCTCGCCGGATACGAGCACTCCCATCCGGCGCAGCTCTCCGGCGGGATGAGGCAGCGCGCCGCCCTGCTGCGGACCGTCGTCCAGGACCGCGAGGTGCTGCTCCTGGACGAGCCCTTCGGCGCCCTCGACGCGCTCACCAGGGCCCGCATGCAGCAGTGGCTGGAACGGGTCCGGGAGGAGTACCGCTGGACGGTCCTGCTCATCACCCACGACGTCCGCGAGGCGGTGTTCCTGTCCGACCGCGTCTACGTGTTCTCGCCGCGCCCCGCGACCGTCGTCGAGTGCGTCGAGGTCGGCCTCCCGAGGCCGCGCACCGTCGACGCCTACGCGGATCCGGCGTTCACCCGGATCGAGAACGAACTACTGCGAACCCTGCTGGAAGAGGAGAAATGA
- a CDS encoding TetR/AcrR family transcriptional regulator, translating to MSEDTTGGAARRRRDKAATRAALLDAARRRFARHGFEGTGLREIAGDVGVDPALIPRYFGTKQALYAEAVQVEVPAGLAADVHAPVPHLADALLRDVVFGDWPEFDGEHPLIAMLRSAGHTGVRDLLRERLCDGYLNTLADRLEGPDAALRAELIGALLVGMGVLRSVVGSPALGAATHEQARPYVARVTAALAAPPRAGRGDQPVSSGSAGSADHSAREPS from the coding sequence ATGAGCGAGGACACCACGGGCGGGGCGGCGCGACGGCGGCGGGACAAGGCGGCGACGCGGGCCGCGCTGCTGGACGCGGCGCGACGGCGGTTCGCCCGGCACGGATTCGAGGGGACGGGGTTGCGGGAGATCGCCGGGGACGTGGGGGTGGATCCGGCGTTGATCCCCCGGTACTTCGGGACGAAGCAGGCGCTTTACGCCGAGGCGGTGCAGGTGGAGGTACCGGCGGGGCTCGCGGCGGACGTGCACGCGCCGGTCCCGCATCTCGCGGACGCGCTGCTGCGGGACGTGGTGTTCGGGGACTGGCCCGAGTTCGACGGCGAGCACCCGCTCATCGCGATGCTGCGCTCCGCGGGGCACACCGGGGTGCGGGACCTGCTCAGGGAGCGGCTGTGCGACGGGTACCTGAACACGCTCGCCGACCGGCTGGAGGGCCCGGACGCCGCGCTGCGCGCCGAGCTCATCGGGGCGCTCCTGGTCGGGATGGGCGTGCTGCGCTCGGTCGTCGGCTCCCCCGCGCTCGGCGCCGCCACCCATGAGCAGGCCCGGCCTTATGTCGCCCGCGTGACGGCGGCCCTTGCCGCGCCGCCGCGCGCGGGCCGCGGGGATCAGCCGGTCTCGAGCGGCAGCGCCGGGTCCGCGGACCACTCCGCGAGGGAGCCGTCGTAG
- a CDS encoding ABC transporter permease produces the protein MSDVKKPGSRLSVGKWLPSLALVALLVAAWQVYATSGGLGTDVLPSPSRVLDQGWEHRRDLLDNALPTLRATLAGFALSLTVGFALSVLIDLSGVLRRALMPVLIVSQTLPLIAIAPLVVLWFGFDLLPKVLLVAFVTFFPIVVGLVEGYGATDKDSTALLRSMGAGRWRIFRTLRVPTALPFFFAGLRISITYAVVGAIFAEYAGATEGLGIYMQNAKNSFRTDLVLAAVGVSAVLTLTLFALTYAVERVATPWTRKGDRT, from the coding sequence ATGAGCGACGTCAAGAAGCCCGGGTCCAGGCTGTCCGTGGGCAAGTGGCTGCCTTCCCTCGCGCTGGTCGCGCTGCTCGTGGCCGCCTGGCAGGTCTACGCGACCTCCGGCGGGCTCGGCACCGACGTGCTGCCCAGCCCGTCACGCGTGCTCGACCAGGGCTGGGAGCACCGCCGGGACCTGCTGGACAACGCCCTGCCGACGCTGCGCGCCACCCTCGCGGGCTTCGCGCTGTCGCTGACGGTCGGGTTCGCCCTCTCGGTCCTCATCGACCTCTCGGGCGTGCTGCGGCGTGCGCTGATGCCGGTCCTCATCGTCAGCCAGACGCTGCCGCTCATCGCGATCGCCCCCCTGGTCGTGCTGTGGTTCGGCTTCGACCTGCTGCCGAAGGTGCTGCTCGTGGCGTTCGTGACGTTCTTCCCGATCGTCGTCGGGCTCGTCGAGGGCTACGGCGCGACCGACAAGGACAGCACCGCGCTGCTGCGCAGCATGGGCGCCGGCCGGTGGCGGATCTTCCGTACCCTGCGCGTGCCGACCGCCCTCCCGTTCTTCTTCGCGGGCCTGCGCATCTCCATCACCTACGCCGTCGTCGGCGCGATCTTCGCCGAGTACGCGGGGGCCACCGAAGGGCTCGGCATCTACATGCAGAACGCCAAGAACTCCTTCCGCACCGACCTCGTCCTCGCCGCGGTAGGGGTGAGCGCCGTCCTTACGTTGACGCTCTTCGCGCTGACGTACGCGGTCGAAAGGGTCGCCACTCCGTGGACGCGCAAGGGGGACCGGACATGA
- a CDS encoding pyridoxamine 5'-phosphate oxidase family protein → MTALPEAARALVDAPEFAVLATGERHQCVMWVGRDGDELFMVTKDFRRQARDVAADPRVSVVLYARDKPQHYARIEGVARLESEGATALMDRLALAYTGAPHVVADPAQETSRVVLRITPDKVAVYGSPR, encoded by the coding sequence GTGACCGCGCTGCCCGAGGCCGCGCGGGCGCTGGTCGACGCCCCCGAGTTCGCCGTCCTGGCGACGGGGGAACGGCACCAGTGCGTCATGTGGGTCGGCCGCGACGGCGACGAGCTGTTCATGGTCACCAAGGACTTCCGGCGCCAGGCCCGCGACGTCGCCGCCGACCCGCGCGTCAGCGTCGTGCTGTACGCGCGCGACAAGCCGCAGCACTACGCGCGGATCGAGGGCGTCGCAAGGCTGGAGAGCGAGGGCGCGACCGCCCTTATGGACCGGCTGGCGCTCGCGTACACGGGAGCGCCCCACGTCGTCGCCGATCCCGCGCAGGAGACGTCCCGGGTCGTCCTGCGCATCACCCCCGACAAGGTCGCCGTCTACGGGAGCCCCCGATGA
- a CDS encoding aldo/keto reductase, whose product MQQRTLGTQGLTVSAIGYGSMGLTMAYGPGDEQAGIAAIRRAYDLGVTFFDTAELYGMGTGSNEILVGEALKDVRDDVVIATKFGFDLEGGFRGGLNSRPDNIRKVTDNSLRYLGVDQIDVLYQHRVDPDVPIEDVAGTVKELVDAGKVKYFGLSEAGPETIRKAHAVQPVSVLQTEYSLFERDVERLFPTLRELGIGFVAYSPLGRGFITGAAKPAGEYDATDMRNGDPRWQPGNFEKNVEAVERLTELAAAKDATVAQLALAWLLAQGDDIVPIPGTRSPARMEENAAAADLALTKADLDAIAEILPTGGFGARYARGLPTWI is encoded by the coding sequence GTGCAGCAGCGCACTTTGGGCACCCAGGGCCTGACGGTCTCGGCGATCGGCTACGGCTCGATGGGCCTGACCATGGCCTACGGCCCCGGCGACGAGCAGGCCGGCATCGCCGCGATCCGCCGCGCCTACGACCTCGGCGTCACCTTCTTCGACACCGCCGAGCTCTACGGCATGGGCACCGGCTCCAACGAGATCCTCGTCGGCGAGGCGCTCAAGGACGTCCGCGACGACGTCGTCATCGCCACCAAGTTCGGCTTCGACCTCGAGGGCGGCTTCCGCGGCGGCCTCAACAGCCGTCCCGACAACATCCGCAAGGTCACCGACAACAGCCTGCGCTACCTGGGCGTCGACCAGATCGACGTCCTCTACCAGCACCGCGTCGACCCGGACGTCCCGATCGAGGACGTCGCCGGGACCGTCAAGGAGCTCGTCGACGCCGGAAAGGTGAAGTACTTCGGCCTGTCCGAGGCCGGCCCCGAGACGATCCGCAAGGCCCACGCCGTCCAGCCCGTCTCGGTCCTCCAGACCGAGTACTCCCTGTTCGAGCGCGACGTCGAGCGGCTCTTCCCGACGCTCCGCGAACTCGGCATCGGGTTCGTCGCCTACTCCCCGCTGGGCCGCGGCTTCATCACCGGCGCGGCCAAGCCCGCCGGCGAATACGACGCCACCGACATGCGCAACGGCGACCCCCGCTGGCAGCCCGGCAACTTCGAGAAGAACGTCGAGGCCGTCGAGAGGCTGACCGAGCTCGCCGCCGCCAAGGACGCGACCGTCGCCCAGCTCGCCCTCGCCTGGCTCCTCGCCCAGGGCGACGACATCGTCCCCATCCCCGGCACCCGCAGCCCGGCGCGCATGGAGGAGAACGCCGCGGCCGCCGACCTCGCCCTCACCAAGGCCGACCTCGACGCCATCGCCGAGATCCTCCCCACCGGCGGCTTCGGCGCCCGCTACGCCCGCGGCCTGCCCACCTGGATCTGA